The Neofelis nebulosa isolate mNeoNeb1 chromosome 1, mNeoNeb1.pri, whole genome shotgun sequence sequence ggaGTTCTGAAAAAGATACTAATAGGTTCTAGTGCATagtatgtatttaaattatatttttatggtataaataaaaatgggaattaaaaatgGGAATTAATTAAATGAGTGGAGGGAAACTAACCTAAGCTAGAACCTAGAGGTGTAAACTTTTGAAGGAGACCGTTTGAAGGAGATACACGAAGCTTGGGCTTTTTGTCTGTGCCTGCCCCTCAGTAGTGGGTTTGTCTCTGTCCATCACTTCCCACCTAGAAGGAATCTCtcacactcctttttttttttttaaacatacttttACATTTTGTGTCGAGTTTGGATCTCTTAAGTTGTATTAAATTCTCCTATTTACCATCTGTTTGAAACTGACTcgataaaaatgtttctttacatTTACACTAAATTTTCCACCTACACAAAAGCCTCTTTCTAACAATTCCCCTCTTTACATGCTTTTGCCTTGTAGCTTGATGCTTTTGTAGGTGGTGAGTATCAGAAACCTGATGGACCACattattctttctccctttccctctgcttaatgttttaagtattatgtgcttttttttctgattctaaaaGTAATCCATGGTGGttgtagaaaaatgtaaaaacatgaacacaaaaataaattattcctaATCCCACTACTTAGAATtaagtgtttttataattttgatactttgttttgttttgtgtataaGATTGAGGAAATCTCTaggaagcaaaaagagaaagaatggtgCAAGTgctggaaagaaaacattttgtacaACTAGGGGATGAATCCGGGAGGCTCAGTATTTAACTAATTGGATGGAATTCTAGAAAactagaacagaaaataaaggggAGAGGAAATCTTCAAAGGGGAACATTAGAAAATTTCCCAGACCTGAAGATTCTCATGAAGACACATGGTTACAGGACTCTGAAAATTCTATATGCAGGTGACAAGATCTTAGAACCTTCCAGAGGAAAAGCAGGTCACCTACAAAGTCTCAGGATGAGTCACACCACACTTCTCAGTAGCTTTgttagaaactagaaaaaagtgGGGTAGTGTCTTCGGTATTGGGAGTAGAATTTTGTTCAGCCCAGATTTCAGCTTACTCAAATGTGAAGgataaaataagaacattttagaTACAGCAAATCTCATGGTATTGGCCTCCGGGACACTGCTTCTCTGAAGCTGCCAGAGTATGTTGGAAGATTTAGAGGTCGGCTCAGAGAAACAAGCAAATGATACATTTATTAAGTCTAGGAAGAATAAAAGGTTCCATCCTAGAAGGAAATGTGTCATTTGGCCCCACAATGAATACTGGCAATGATTTTAACCAAAAACAGGTTACAACCAAATGGGGAGGATGATGGACAGAGAAGGGTGTGCATGACAGCAAAATCCTCATCTGTCATAATATAATACATTGTATAAAGTAGAAAAATCAAGAGATAGCGTTTAGgggtgcctcgctggctcagttgggaaagTGTGCAACTCTCagtcttggggtcgtgagttcatgccccacattgggcgtagagatcactcaaaaaataaacttttaaaaagagcatgTAAAgcataatatttggaaatatggaGACAGATGATCAAAGGAAGAGTTGAACGGTGCTTCTGAGGAGTGGAACTCACTGGTGGGGAGACGTGGGGCAGGgactgttgtttttctttgtaagCCTAGTAGTGCATTTGACTTTGAAAGCCATGTTTATGCAACACTTTGATTaaaaggaagatttttattttttagaagggTATGAGGAGAGCCAAAACATACAACTGTGCCCTGACAAGGCtggagtgagggagaagggcagcTTGGTAGCCAACTGTCGAAAACTCTACCCAGATCAAGTGAAGTAgaacaccacccccacccccacccccacaccataTACACATGTGTGCTAGGGCTTTCCTCCAGCTTCCTAAGCAAAGAGGGCTGGGGCTTGGCATTTTCCTGCAGCTGAGAATGTTTAGACGTGAATTCATATTCACATATATCCAAATGAATATGTACATTCTGTCTTCAGAAACATTTATCTGCCTTGGTGTTTTCTAGGTAAACAGTCACACAATGTGCAAATGTtagcagttttacttcttttttgacTGTCACTCGCTTATTTCCTCTCTTGCATTAATGCAATGGCTGGATCTTGCAGTAGAATGTTGAATGAGAATATTGAAAGCAGacattcttgccttctttcttatcttatggggaaaaaatagatCTTTCATTTTTGTAAGGCTGTTGGTTTTTTCTCGATGCCTTGTATCAGTTTAAAGAAGTTCCTTACTATTCCTGCTTttctaagaggttttttttttttaatcatgaagtGGTGTTGaactttgttaaatgttttttttttgcacttgttgaaatgatcatatgttttggaaatgtttttaaagctggATTTAAGAGCCATCAGCGGACACTGGCCACACACACTTGCCTCCTCCCACCACTGGCTCCTGGCACGGCCATTCCAGAGGGAGGCCTGCTGGAGAAATGGGCCTATTCCATTGCAGGATAATCCACTTTTcccattaaaatttaatttagaaacGTGAGTGGATGATTAAGGATCactaaaaagttgaaagaaaatcGGTAACCAGCGTGAAGAGAAGGAGCAAGATGACAGCTTACCCCTAAGGGAAAAGACAAGTAACTCGGGAAGTACTCATAAGGTAAAGAGAGGAGGCGGTGGAAAAGGACCACGGACTGAGTTTCGCTCCTCTCATCCCTGTGGTGTTATTTCACACGTTCTTCCATCCTCTATTTGTGGTTCTGCTAGTGGGTAGTTGATCCTAGAGGCTTAATCAGACTCAAGTTCAGTTTCTTGGGGCAAGAGTCACACAAAAGCGGGAGTATGTTCTTCCACCAGCAGAAACATTGACCGTTGTCTCCTTCTGTGGTGTCAGCAGCTGCTGGTACTCAATGCCTAGATTCCAGTAATTAGGGCCTTCTGtcactttaaaataattccaaagaatagttagttttaaaaagaaaaaaaaacacttgaaatgTATGCACATCGGAGTGGTAGACGTAAATTAAAAGGACGGAATTTATGGCAGTTCTAAACTGATTTCAAGTCATTGCTCTGTTACAGCAGTTGAGCCAGTTTTGGTACAGCCAGGAAACCGCTTTGCGACTTGCAAAGGAAGCCATTGCAGCCGCGGGAGACTGTGGCAGGTAAGGTCcagattttgtttctcttttgtcttcttaTCTAAATTGATACTGAATACGTCCTTCCAAAATGAGCAATGGTTTATAAGAAGTGGGAACCGTAGCTGTAGTCCATGGTTTGCAGGACATGATAAATTGAGAACTGCTCCAGTGCTGAAAACTCAGTTCCTAAACAGGAATACAGAAATCTGTTCATTGTAAGATGTCCTACCTCttctttattttaacattttctaatcTGTTTCTTACCTTTATACTCCtaaagtttgttttccttttaaaaagaaaaaaatttgtttttttaatgtttatttctttttgagagagagagagcgcgagagcatGCGCTcacgcgagctggggaggggcaggaagagagagggagacagaggatccaaatcagtctccgtgctgtcagcgcgcagagcccgatgatgacatggggctcggactcaccaactgtaagatcatgacctgagctgcagtcggtcacttacccaactgagccaccccggtacccctaaaagaaaaaaaatcttaatgtttcacttctgaagttttaaaaacacaggttttcttttttgtcacttcagtttttatcaaaattttCACATGCATATAATTTAACATCAAATGGTCCTACCAGGCTTGTTCAGAAACCATATCCGTGTTGCTCATTTCCCCCTTGAgcactcccctcccctttcctgctcCCTTTCAGGGGACCCTTTTGGGATTTACAACCATATTTctaaatacatgtttatattgGCACTTCTTGACCTGTCTGTCACTTGTAGACGTTATTTCtttgtcatagactctaagtctaaagtactctcttgtccagcaagagagcggatGCAGGATTAAAAGCGAGAGATAACTATTGTCCGGGAAaggacaagagccctgaataagggtcctcgctccgtttttattaggatcagaaggcttacaaacatggtggtggacgtgcacaaagagacaatgaatctgtgaacattaactcatggacgcgagggaaagggggtcttgaagatattcggGTTTAGGGGTTTggttaatacaaaaaaaaattctgggggaCGGCCAGaagttgtttacagcagacatgaggccCCACCTCTGTTTATTTTAGCTAGCCTAGGGGCTGAGACAGGTAGAGCAAGCAACCTcggggtcaacaaggcacctttcttttgttaatcagctCCTCACCTGCAGCCTGCAGCATAgcagtctatagccctatttacctgtttacctaactgggtccttccttcctatgaaagcagctttctgctgtagtactaaattgggggacACTTTCGCCCGGAatacctaatcttgcttacctcatatacctttgtattgggggcctttgcccccctctctgttctgggggcctttgccccccCCCTCACTTTATTCTGGGGGCCTTTAGCCCCTCTTCTCTATCCTTATtcacctaatcttgtttacccaaacttgggtgtgaacatcctatagctttgtaattctctatgccttgttaacccattggtgcaagcccAGGGAAATTTCTAAGCTTACTCCCCACATTTCTTGACTTCTCACTATGGAGCATGAGGATTTAGCTCTCTCTCATACTCCACAACTGCCACAAGTAGGCATGCTTTTTGTTCACACTCCTAATAGATTTATCCTAATCTTGGTTAGAACAGGGTTTATATTATGCCAGCATAAATGTTCTTCACAGTTGAaccttattcttttccttttctgtataatttttcatttttctgaagaaaataattctattttgtatgtatttctgtGTCCATATCATAAATTAACTCTAAGACGCTCCGTGAACCTCCTATCAGTAAATTCAGTCGTGTTCCAACTCTGTGAAGGAAGTTACTCCCAAGGCTTTGCAAGCTGCTCTTATCTGGACTTGTTGATTTCTGGCTTTGCTACAGGTCTTACTTACCTTGGTGTTCCCTTCACCATCATGCGTCAGAGCCTTTTGCCCCTCTCTTGTTCTGGGTTCCTGTTTCCTGTACCCTAGTTCTTAGTTTACAGCCTTACTTTGGTTGGTACATCCTTCAATAGCTTCCACAGAAAAGGTACATGGGAGGGAAGTGGTTAAACCTTTCGTGTCTACAAATACTTTTATTCTATCCTTCCCCTTGGTTGTGATAGTTTTGTTGGGTATCTCTCCCAGGTTTTGAGGGCATTGCTTCATTGCCTCCAGGTTCCCATAGGTGCTGTTGAGAAACCAACGCCATTCTGATTTCTTACAGGAAAACCTGTGTTTTCCCATCCCTGCCCACTACAAGCTTAGGGTTTTCTCTTAATCCCGGCATTCATTGGGTCTTGCTGTGGTGCTCTCATCTGTACTGCTTGGAGAaccctttcattcttttaactCAGGTCCTTCAGTTTGGGGAAAGTTTTCTGTCACAGTTGCAGAGGGGCAGACACCTAGAGACTTGGGGTAGGGAAGAGAATCCCGGGAACGAGCCTCTTAAAGAGACCTTTCAATGAACCCTCCTATTTCTAGCCCCACCTTCACCCCCACTTCTTGAGTGACCTGGTCCTGCAGCTACCGGAGCCTCTGAGGGCCCTCGGATGTAAACCAGGTTGCTTCTCAGCTTACCTATGACACCTAGTTTGGGATTTGGCTTTTTTGGGTCCACTGAGCCAAATATCAGCTAtccctttgcttttctgcttttttttttttttaagtttctttattttgagagggagagcgagcaggggagggacagagagagagaatccgacaGACTCAGCAGTGGCAGCCCAGAgcacaacgcggggctcgaactcaggagccacgagatcacgacggcagccgaagtctgacgcttaacctaccgagtcactcaggcgcccctgcttttctgcctcttaaggggtttttgttttgctggctGGTTggcttttgtggggtttttggtttttgtttgtttgttttggtctccTCTTGAATTCTCTTTGCTCTTGGCGGTTTGtgcttaaacaacaaaacaaaagaattttacTCACGTTTTATTTAGTAGGTTTTCATGAGGGAGCAAATGTACATGAATGTGCGATGCCTGCCATCTTAAACTGGAAGTCCTAAATTTTttgcgttttttgtttttgctgctctTTGTCTTTTAACATTATGTAGAGATGCTTATTGGGTTCTTCTTAATGACAGTATTTacacatactttctttttttccattaataaaGGGCTTtggaagaaatttatttttttctgaaaagcatCTTCAGTATTTTTTCGAGCTCTGTCGTAATATTCAAAATGAATAGTAATAgtagcatttattgagcccttactgTGCGCCCTCTCCACTGTTTGCGTGCTCTCGGGGGACGTCCCATTTAAGCCTCCATCATACTCCCCATCGTAAAGAGAGACTCCAGGGCTCCAGTCGCATCCCCTGCAGAAGGTGACCTGCTGCTGCATGATAAAGGTCATTGCCTCCCCCAAGGTCATCGCCATCCCGCTCTCAGTCCCTGTTGCACCTCAGACCACTTTCCTTCTGCCCCAAGTACGTGCTTTGGAATTGCGTGCAGGTCTGTGGTGACAGACTCTCGGACTTAGTTTGTCTGAAACTATCTGTAGTTCACCCTCTTTCTCAGAAGGTATTTGCCCGGGTCGCGGCCTGTTATCTTTGAGCACAGTGAGGACATCGTCCCACCTCCTCTGCCTATCTCCTCACCAGAGCTCTGGCAGCAGCCGGGACTGGGGCCCCGCTGGCCCTTGTGTCCCTGGGCTGGGACACGCGTGTTTCCCATAGAAGTGTGTGTATCATCGCCAGAGTGTATCACACGCTTCAGTGCCCTGGGGCTGAGAAGCCTTTTTAGCCGGGCACGGGGCCCGCCCGGTCCGTGAAACGTGGTCTCTGTTCAGAGATGCTTCTGCTAGTTTCAAAGTAGCTTGTCCGTACTGCGATTGAATTTTAAGGTATCTTTGCGGAAAACTGGAGCTATTGAGGcatcatttgggatttttcttcctaGATTGTGAATATTACAAAGTAatatcaggggctcctgggcagctcagttggttgaacatctgacttcggctcaggtcatgatctcgcaattcatgagtttgagccccacgtcgggctctgtgctgtcagtgtggaacctgctttggatcctctgtcccccctctctctgcacttgccccgctcactctctctctctctctctctctctctctctctctctctctctctcaaaaataaatacttaaaaaaaataaaaatttttttaaaaagtaacttcaaAAGAATTAATTTGAGACtaaaagtatttgaaataaatgttgaaatgaggaccaacatgaaaataataagcaaatttaAGCCTTGGGCTTTCTAACTTTCTTGCTAATGTGTTcctaatgttttacattttttactagAAAAGCACATTTATGTATCCTTTCATACCTTATGAGTTGCAGGATTTTTAAACACCGTATTCCTTAAAAGCGAAACAGTATAGTTTTCTCTTGAAATTTACTGCCTTTACATTAGCTTGCACTGTGATTCCCTTTGAAGAGCTGAACACAGGACCTATATTTTTTAGTGAAGCAGTTGTTATTTAATACCAGTAGCTCTCCATTAAAGATCTTCCATgaatttgttccttttgttttccagaatagcCTGTGTGAGTGCCCCCAGTGTTTACCAGAAACTGAGAGAGCTACACAGAGAAGACTTTTCTATATACATCTTTGAATATGACAAAAGATTTGCTATATACGGAGAGGAGTTTATCTTCTATGATTACAATAATCCATTGGATTTACCTGAAAAAATTGCTGCACACAGTTTTGACATCGTAATAGCAGATCCCCCCTATCTCTCCGAGGAATGTCTCAGGAAAACGTCAGAAACCATCAAGTATCTGACTCAGGGCAAGATTCTGCTGTGCACAGGTAGGTGCCGGATTGCACGACTCACGAATGTTGACCAGGAGATATTCCAGTCTTAGGTTCCAGGAGTTGGAAGCGATCTTAGAACTCAAATCCTGAATCCAccactcactgtgtgacctcaagcaagtTACATAACCAGTCTCTCTGTGCcaggtttccttatctgtaaaccGGGACTGGTAACACTACCCTCCTTTCAGCGTTATTGGAATTAAGTGACATGATACACACAGGGTGTGGTCTGGCACATGGTGAGTGTGCTCTGAGTGTTATTTTTACTCACCCTCATCAGGAATAGTAGCAGTGTTTGATCCAGCCTTACATGTGATGAGAGAAATGTGGAATTGATAACGTTAAGCTGAATTGCCCAAGGTTACAGAGCTAGACAGTAGATTAAATTGATCTCACCAGCAGAAGAGTTTTCTTACTGGTGAGAGTGGCATTCTTTCTTAAGGTGGACATGCGGAGCGTTGGCGGAGACCTAGAACGTTACCTCATGGTCTGTCTCCTTGGGGTGGCCGGCGTCCAGGGCCCCTCAGGCTGGGCCGAGCCGGGAGCAGAGCTGCAGGGGGTCTCTTGTCCCTGAAGCTGGAGAATTGTCAAGAAGGTGACTCTGGTTGTCACAAGTAATATTTACCTAAGGGTTATCAATTCAACGGTTGTTTGCTAGCCCTTTGTGCCAGCTGCCAGGCCGGGGCCCCGGCTTCGTGGAGCCTACCTTTTAGTTTCAGAAGATAGGCTAAAAAATGTAACCGAACAGATGGGAGAGGTGATGACCAATTCTGAGAAGTGTAGTGAAAGAATCAGAAGGGCCCGGCAGGCACTGAGAACCATGAGGGGTGTCCTTCAGGCCGGGCAGGCAGGGGTTCTTGGAGGAGTAGCACTCCAGGGGAGACCTCGAGGGGTGGCCCCCAGGGCCTGTGGCCCCCTGGTTCTTAGAGGGATGCAGGGAGCCCTGCCCCCTCGCGTGTGCAGGTAGCACGGCTggagtcgggggaggggggcgagAGGGTCCCTTACAGGTGACAGCTGCCATTGTTGGGACGTTCATTGAAAGCTGTCGGCCCCCAGCTGATGGGACCCAGTTTGCCTCAAGAAGTGCACTTTCACTCTGTGCTGGAAAGGATTTAGGGCACAGGTGGGAGCAGGCCCTATGAGGGTGTGTCCAGCTGAGACAGGCGTGGACAAGGTGTGTCGGTAAAAAGGTGGGCGGGGGTGGAGCGAGGTGAAGGCAGAAGAGCCTGCTATGCTCGGatgtggagggaaggggagaatcTGGGGCGAACCCTGGGTCTCCTGCCTGTGTGAGCTGCAGAAGCACTTTATGCAGTGGGGTGTCTCGGGAGAGGTGCTCAGAGACACCCAGGGGCTGTGTCCACAGCGGTGGCCGTGGGCCAGGCAGTGGGTGGGACGTGGGGACCAGTCAGCCAGAAGCTGGTGTGAATGAGTTCCAATGAGTTTGCAAGATTAGATGTGAATGAGAGCGGGGTTCTTGACTCAAAGTTGGAAAACACTAGTTCctagtaattatttttactctCCGTATGTTACTTTGTGGAATGTgcctttatttctaaatttctaagtGTCTCAGTTTTGTAGAGGTcggaaaactattttttaagttaaaaaggaggggcgcctgggtggctccgtgggttaagcgaccaactcttgatttcggctcaggtcatgatctcatggtcgtgggatcgagcccggagtcaggctccgtgccgagctgagcgtggagactgggattctctctctccatctctctctgcccctcccccactggtgcatgcacacgctctgtctcaaaagaaacttaaaaaacttaaagcaaaaaaaaaatgttaattaaaaaggaaaaaagttggtAATTTACAAATTTgttgaagaaagtgaaaaaggaTATAAAGAATTGATCTTCCcccatatttattgagtgatacGATCATCTCATTACCTCGCGTATTCTAGTCTAGAACCCCTCACCACTCGTGGTGGCACAGTGGTTGGTATTTCAGGCTTCGAGTTCACTGGGTCTGTTCCCTTCAGGTGCCGTCATGGAAGAAGAGGCAGCGAAACTTCTTGGCGTGAAGATGTGCAAATTTATTCCAAAACACACCCGGACCTTGGGAAATGAGTTTCGCTGTTATGTGAATTATGATTCTGGACTAGACCGTGAAATCTCAGTGTAGATAGTAACATAACACAGTAAAGGATCCTATGTGACGTTTCTCTCTATTTCCTTGGTAGATTGAAAAGCTATAACCTCCTCCTGTCCCCTAGAATGGGGCTGGCTCTGGCCTGatttccaaaataaagaatacaGCATCTCATCATGACTTCCTTGTTGCCAGGGCTCGGGATGCCTTTGCCAACTTGAGTCTGTGGATTTGTCCTGGGAAGAAATCTTACAACCTGTCTAAAATCCGCTCTCCTCACCTAAGAACAGGTTAAAGCCAAAGTACAGACAGCTTAGTGGCTTGGCCAAGGCCTTGATTAGGACCCAGGCCTCTGCCTCAGGCCATCTGCCCCCTTAAAACAGGCCCATTCCGGCTCTACCCAATGGGCTGCTGATTCTTCTCGGCAGATTTCCTGGGGCATCGCAGGACTTGTGAAGGGGACCGTCATCTGATCTGCCCCTGAAGGAGATACCACTTACCTCCGTGAAAGGAGGTGATAATTCTTGGAACTAGTATTAATTCATAATCCTCGGAACTAGAGCCTTCTGGATTTTTCCTTCTTGTCCCTATTTATGGAGGGATGACAGGAGCGCAGCCCGGGTGCCGCACGctcagcaccccccccctcccccgcaccctcAGCTAAAGCCGCGTCAGCTGCTCCGAGCTGCCTGAGAAAGTGCCATCAGCAAACCAAACACTACGGTAAAAAGGAGGTGAGAAGTCTGCTGGCCTCTGTTGTGCTGCAGAAACTGTTCATCACGCATCCGCATCACAGAACATGCCTCTTCAGCTACCCAAAGGAATGATTTGCTGATGCCTGCAACTTGGATGGATTTCAAGGGCCTTGTGCTGAGTGAAGAAAGCCAGTCCCCAGAGGTTACCTcctgtgtttccatttatataacaacATTCTTGAATGGAGAGCAGATTGGTGGTCGGCAGACGTTAGGATGGGGGGTATGGGGTGGGTGTGGCCATAAAAGGGAGACCTTCATGGAACTCGTCTGCATCTTGACTGTGCAGCAGTGACACAAGACTCCGCAGACGGGGTCACGCagaacacacgtgcacacgcacgcgTACCACTGGTGAGCGCTGAGTCAGGTGTGTGGGCGGTACGGATGCCCATTCCCTGGCTGTGGTCCTGCGCTTATGTAAGATGTTACCACTGCGGAGAACTGGGGAAAGGACACACAAGACCTCTCTAGTAATTCTGCAATTTCCTGTGAAGTCagaatcatttgcaaataaaaacttaaaaaataaccccTCTGGGAAAGGAATAACACTTCCCATCTCACGTGACTCGCTTTGCTATCGAAACGTGAAAGGCAGCGAAGTGTGTCGCTGGCCGGCAGAGCTTTATGTTCTCTCCGACCTGCTTTCCGGCAGTTTCCCCGACAGAAGCGCTCTGGCCCCAGGTCCTCGGTGGGGCGGTGGACCCGCAGTGCACGTGGAGGGGGAGCGAGAAATGTTGGCTCTTGAAAATCAGGATGGGGGGATGGCCGCTCCCCGCGGGAAACCCGCCTGTCCCAGAGAGCCTCGTGCGTGGGCGCCCGTGCCCaggaaacggggggggggggggggggggggggggggcggggggggcgagCTTGCCCCCGCCTGTTAACTTTTCAGTCCTGTATTGTCCTACTTTGGGATAagttttcatttacttaaaaaaaatcacttggtaTTTTTAtgagacatttatatttttatcggTGTATCGGCACCTGGCACATGTGAAGGGTTCAATAAATGTTCTTTAGAAAATAACCCCCACCTTATTATTTCCTCATGAGTCAGTTTAGTAAAAATTACCTAGGCCACCGACAAATAAATGTTAGTAACAAATCATGTATACAAACGTAATGTGTAACTTAGGAATTGGGGGCACATAGCAGcttagaaatacagaattttagcTTTCCTAGAAGTCTAGCCTTTAGATGACGAAGAGAAACCTTATTCTTTcacagagggtgggggagggaagggacaaGGCTCAGCGCATTAAGCCTTCAATCAAGTTGAATAACAGGCGGCCAATGCGTGTTTTATTGCTGCGGACCCCTTGCATGATTTCAATTTTAGGAAACCTGTGTTCACACGTGGCCGCTTCTGGATTTCATCAGAGGCGGGCGTCTCTACCTCTGCAGTCTTCGGAAACACGAGGCGGGGCTGCCGTGCCCCTGGCCTCTGGCTGGCACACACGGGGCAAAGGAGCAgcggggtgggaggaaggggtgccCGTGCTGCCCGGAGGCCTGGAAGTAAGCTTCCTGAATTCTTGGGAGCACCCTCACCTCTCACACCCGACCAAAGCACTTCAAAAGCTGAAAAGGACACGTTTATAAAGTCCTTTGCTAATTCAAAGATTTGCACCGAGCCACGAAGTAACCATAgtaggaggggaaagagggaggatgATAATATCCGGTCTGCTGACCGCTGTGAAGTCCGTACATACTCGGCTGCGTGTCTGGGGGCGATGGGAACGCGGACAGCTAGAGCGAACGACGCGCCGGAGTCACTTTTGGAGCCCCGTTTCAGACGGACACTTCACGCTCTTCCCTTGCTCAGAGCAGGAAGCGGAGGCCAAGAATGACCCTTCTCTCCCCTTCGCCTTTGCTACAAGACATGCTGTAAACCGAGAAGTTTGGGCCATTGGCCCCTGCAAGCCGAGCCGCTGGCATTTGTGATGGGTGTTGATCGCTATTCCCAAATGGTTCGGTTTTTCTAAAACAAGCATACGGCAGAGATACTGTCGGTTGGTTGGGAAAAATCTTCAGGAACCAGCAAGGCGTGTCCATTCCAAGGGTGGCCACGGAGCTCTTCAGTGACAGATAGAATCCCTTGACGGAACGTAGTCACTGTGGCACAtttggagaggagggaagaagctATGAAAGTCTCACAGGCGGAGCCCGGGACCATGAAGTCCCACATCCACCCAAGGCCCGCCGTGAACTGTGGGGAACAAGAATCAGTGTGCTGGAGACccgcagggggagggggaagctgcTCAGCTGAGGCCAGCGAATTTCCCTATTTGATAAAACAGTAATGACCTCTCTCGGCtccaaggaaaagaaggaaaa is a genomic window containing:
- the EEF1AKMT1 gene encoding EEF1A lysine methyltransferase 1 isoform X3 gives rise to the protein MLRLQTIREMSDSEDDDVPRLSSHALAALQEFYSEQKQQSDPGGDDKYNIGIIEENWQLSQFWYSQETALRLAKEAIAAAGDCGRIACVSAPSVYQKLRELHREDFSIYIFEYDKRFAIYGEEFIFYDYNNPLDLPEKIAAHSFDIVIADPPYLSEECLRKTSETIKYLTQGKILLCTAQVESSLCEPSLQI
- the EEF1AKMT1 gene encoding EEF1A lysine methyltransferase 1 isoform X2; protein product: MSDSEDDDVPRLSSHALAALQEFYSEQKQQSDPGGDDKYNIGIIEENWQLSQFWYSQETALRLAKEAIAAAGDCGRIACVSAPSVYQKLRELHREDFSIYIFEYDKRFAIYGEEFIFYDYNNPLDLPEKIAAHSFDIVIADPPYLSEECLRKTSETIKYLTQGKILLCTGAVMEEEAAKLLGVKMCKFIPKHTRTLGNEFRCYVNYDSGLDREISV
- the EEF1AKMT1 gene encoding EEF1A lysine methyltransferase 1 isoform X1, with protein sequence MLRLQTIREMSDSEDDDVPRLSSHALAALQEFYSEQKQQSDPGGDDKYNIGIIEENWQLSQFWYSQETALRLAKEAIAAAGDCGRIACVSAPSVYQKLRELHREDFSIYIFEYDKRFAIYGEEFIFYDYNNPLDLPEKIAAHSFDIVIADPPYLSEECLRKTSETIKYLTQGKILLCTGAVMEEEAAKLLGVKMCKFIPKHTRTLGNEFRCYVNYDSGLDREISV
- the EEF1AKMT1 gene encoding EEF1A lysine methyltransferase 1 isoform X4, with translation MLRLQTIREMSDSEDDDVPRLSSHALAALQEFYSEQKQQSDPGGDDKYNIGIIEENWQLSQFWYSQETALRLAKEAIAAAGDCGRIACVSAPSVYQKLRELHREDFSIYIFEYDKRFAIYGEEFIFYDYNNPLDLPEKIAAHSFDIVIADPPYLSEECLRKTSETIKYLTQGKILLCTDHQKPHKDPKHVET